A stretch of Portunus trituberculatus isolate SZX2019 chromosome 48, ASM1759143v1, whole genome shotgun sequence DNA encodes these proteins:
- the LOC123498729 gene encoding uncharacterized protein LOC123498729, giving the protein MKPVIILTVVAAIFAHKVSSSPAQSPCGQVRDVGYKLYSLRIPNTYDVVILRDELLATYHMLLNEVCNSSATNTAHVPHSSSTLGHVHYSSYNPSVLVSPSLHGDHYRG; this is encoded by the exons ATGAAGCCTGTG ATCATTCTAACGGTGGTGGCAGCGATCTTCGCCCACAAAGTTTCCAGCAGTCCTGCTCAATCCCCCTGCGGGCAGGTTCGTGACGTTGGCTACAAACTGTACAGCCTCCGCATCCCAAACACTTACGACGTGGTGATCCTCCGCGACGAGCTGCTAGCAACATACCATATGCTGCTCAACGAAGTCTGCAACAGTAGTGCCACCAACACTGCACACGTGCCCCATTCCTCTTCCACCCTCGGACACGTTCACTATTCCTCCTACAACCCGTCTGTCCtcgtgtctccctctctccatggTGACCACTACAGAGGCTAA